A window of the Corynebacterium minutissimum genome harbors these coding sequences:
- a CDS encoding A/G-specific adenine glycosylase, translated as MDTQAVMEWFDANERPLPWRVPETSAWGVLLSEVMSQQTPVARVAPQWKEWMQRWPTPQDLAAASKADVLRAWGKLGYPRRALRLWECAKEIGEGDVPGDVDKLLALPGIGEYTARAVAAFHFGRNVPVVDTNVRRVYARAEEGRFLAPTPSKRELAQVEELLPEENGPRFSAALMELGALVCTAKNPDCMACPIKTTCAWQLAGCPEPSEEEAARAKKRVQKFTGTDRQVRGLLLDVLRTSPHPVPQSELDAVWEDAPQRARALASLLDDGLMEQNEEGLFHLPQ; from the coding sequence ATGGATACCCAAGCTGTCATGGAGTGGTTCGACGCTAACGAGCGCCCCCTGCCCTGGCGTGTACCGGAGACCTCGGCCTGGGGTGTACTGCTCAGCGAAGTCATGAGCCAGCAGACTCCCGTTGCGCGCGTAGCCCCGCAGTGGAAAGAGTGGATGCAACGCTGGCCCACGCCCCAGGATCTCGCGGCGGCGTCCAAAGCCGATGTGCTGCGTGCTTGGGGCAAGCTAGGCTATCCGCGGCGCGCGTTACGGCTGTGGGAATGCGCGAAGGAGATTGGGGAGGGTGACGTTCCGGGGGACGTCGACAAGCTCTTGGCCCTGCCCGGTATCGGTGAGTACACCGCACGGGCGGTCGCGGCGTTTCATTTTGGGCGCAACGTGCCGGTGGTAGACACCAACGTGCGCCGCGTCTATGCCCGTGCTGAGGAAGGCCGGTTCCTGGCGCCGACACCCTCGAAGCGCGAGTTGGCACAGGTGGAGGAGCTTCTTCCGGAGGAGAATGGGCCGCGTTTTTCGGCGGCGCTCATGGAGCTGGGAGCGCTCGTGTGCACGGCGAAGAATCCGGACTGCATGGCCTGCCCCATTAAAACCACGTGTGCCTGGCAGCTAGCCGGATGCCCCGAGCCGAGTGAGGAAGAGGCTGCGCGGGCGAAGAAGCGCGTACAGAAGTTTACCGGCACGGACCGCCAAGTACGTGGGCTGCTTCTCGACGTCCTCCGCACCTCACCCCACCCCGTTCCCCAGTCCGAGTTGGACGCCGTCTGGGAGGACGCTCCGCAGCGCGCCCGCGCACTCGCTTCGCTGCTCGACGATGGTCTTATGGAGCAGAACGAGGAGGGGCTGTTCCATCTGCCTCAGTAG
- a CDS encoding carbonic anhydrase, translating to MPLVHVPHRPQEVWEALQEGNRRLVSGNLIAVNQDAKLRAGLTQGQDPRVIVLACSDSRAPIEHVFNIGFGDAFVIRTAGHILDSAVMASLDYALENLNANLLVVMGHQSCGAVSAASDFLDGGELPTGLQRPIIEQVAVASMVARRDGREDRADFERENTAQTVSQIISDVPAARELLDAGTLGIVGLRYLLEDSSVETVVLHGVQ from the coding sequence ATGCCTCTAGTACATGTGCCGCACCGTCCACAGGAAGTCTGGGAAGCCCTCCAGGAAGGTAACCGTCGCCTCGTGAGCGGAAACCTCATCGCCGTTAATCAGGATGCCAAGCTGCGCGCCGGGTTGACCCAGGGCCAAGACCCGCGCGTTATTGTGCTGGCCTGCTCGGATTCCCGCGCACCGATTGAGCACGTATTCAACATTGGTTTCGGTGATGCCTTCGTCATCCGTACAGCGGGGCACATCCTGGATAGTGCGGTGATGGCGTCGCTGGACTATGCCCTGGAGAACCTCAACGCCAACCTGCTCGTCGTGATGGGGCATCAGTCCTGTGGTGCGGTGAGCGCGGCTTCCGATTTCCTGGATGGCGGCGAGCTGCCGACGGGGCTGCAGCGCCCCATCATTGAGCAGGTCGCGGTAGCGTCCATGGTGGCTCGGCGCGATGGCCGCGAGGACCGCGCTGACTTTGAGCGTGAGAACACCGCGCAGACGGTATCGCAGATCATCTCAGACGTCCCGGCGGCGCGCGAGCTTCTCGACGCTGGAACGCTCGGTATCGTCGGCCTGCGCTACCTCCTTGAGGACTCCAGCGTGGAGACCGTAGTCCTCCACGGCGTGCAGTAG